GAaagatcaaattaaataaaaaaaatacaaaaagagTATTGAAAAGTTATTATTAAAAGAGTATTAAATGTCAGCACATCAATTTAAGTTCTtttaaattaggataaaaaagTGTTTGAAAAAATGTAgttttgaataatataaattcatgtattttgttagtaattttgactttaaataatataatttaaacaacctttattttattataattcatTTTTGTATATAAATTACTAAACATATATCATATTAATACGctttttttatatcaaaatcaaatttgtaaaatcaatttgatataaaattttttttgcaaaCTTTAATATAAACACATTTTAAACTTTGAGTTGATATTTAAATGGGTTGCTACCTCTATAATATTTAAACGTTCAACActcatataaataaataaatgaattatTAGACTgtatttgaaagaaaaattaaatctGAGTGATAGATATTTAAAGATTGAAACTAATTtaagttttcaattttttatattatatttaatacaaaatatataaaattgagtTATCTTTCAGTATCTTATTtggtttaaaataaatataaaaataaaataaaaatatttactaaaatatctttagttattaaaaaatattattaaaattttaattttaattttcaaaaattttaatctcttatattttcactttttaaaaatattaaaaaaattaaaattttatattttaaaactaaaattttatttctaattatcaaatacaatattaaatctcaatttaaatttcaatatcTTAAATACATGGCACGCTCATACTTATTATCACTTTATCTCATATTTATTATCACTTtatcaaaattcaaaaggaTTTTCTGCCAATACTAATCACTGACCACTGCGATTCACCTGTCACGGTAAGAGCGTTACTTCTGTTCAAGTTTATCAGTTACACTAAAGTACATGTACTCTtataatttcgaaaaaaaaaagtaaatttataTCACTTATATTTCAAAAACACTGTATTGTAATTTTTGGATAGCTTGATGAAGTCCCAAATCtaaaatttagaaatttaaCTCTACAGTATAGTTTAAGTGATCTGtctaatttacaaaaaaaattagacaatAATTAGAACTAAGTCTACTTTAAAAAATTGGTGAAAATATAActacaaaaaattaaagttaataattttaaagtgtctaaatataattatattttttctggAATATCTTTAGTATATATTAGTCATCAAAAAACATTTTGTATCATTACTATTAATGAGTCTGTAAATAGTTATATATAAAACAAGTGTTTGAAATTATTCTTGACAATCactaattatataaaaaaaaagaaaaatatttggTTATGATTTTTGTCTTCTACAATAATGATCAAATATTAATTTGCAAAAAAGATtggaattaataaattttagcaattttgataaataattaatcactataaaaataaaattatttttaataaataaatttgatttatatatatataaattctgatcaatataaatataaattatgtgTTTTATagattttgataaatataaatataaatataaattatttctGATTAAGTagtaatttaaaataataacattTGATAGACATACAGTAAAATAATTTGGAGTACTtgttgtgaaaaaaaaaaacgtacAACTGTGGGTGCATTCGGGTCATAAGAGTGTAATGACTGGTTATTGGCTGTTTCCTCGGTTGCATCGCCCTCTTTGTTCACTATATATCTTGCCACTTGCCAACTACTTCATTGCCCAAACTTCACTTCATTTCATCATCACTACTAACTAGATTAGCGGCTACTTTACTGTCCTCTCTCACTGCATTTTTCTTCACACATGGAAACTGGAGGAGGCTTTCACGGTTATCGCAACCTTCCTACTACTACCTCTGGTATATATCTACACATATGTAGCTACATATATTCCATTATTTAATGTTATATGTTCTCtctttttctgttttcatttAGCATGCAGAAATAGTATACATATATGTCTGCAACTACTTATTCTATTATTCTGCCACATGCATGTAAGGTTATCGAATTTTCTTTAGCTagtcattttcatttttctgaTCTATCTTTCTAATCATCTCTCATTTTTTCTCGTTGATTTCTCTATCTATCCCCACCATGGTAACGGGTTTAATCAATGGGCAATGGCACTACTTCCTGTTTTGCTTTCATGGTTTTACATGGGAACAAggtttatatttattttttttccttcttaaCAACAATAAAATATTTCTTCATTGTTAAAATGAATGAACAGGCATTTGAAACACTAGCAATATACGAAAGTAATGATGGTGACACTGTAATGATgcatttattttatgtttatatacGATAGATATGTTTCTTAGATTGGAATGTACAAGTGGCAAGCATGCCTAGATGGTGCATGCAGGAGTGGTGCTGACTGGAGAGTTACAAGTGGCATACATGCATTCTTCCAAATAATTAACATCACAAACACATCTCccttctttaattttctctGCCAACTTTAGTTCATTTTCATTATCTTATCTtgtcttcttctttctcttattTCTCATCCAAGCATTCTTACTTGGAAAGACACACATACTACTACTACTCGATCTTCATATTAATATTATTCGTGgtccattattattattgcatgCACTAGTATTAAATAGATAGtttagataaatataaatatagtaCTCTcttatacattattattattattattattattattattattattattattattattattataagagAGTACTCAAAAAATAATGtatctataattaattataaaaatattgatCATTAATATGatatttctatatttatttaaatttttcattaataacaaactaaataataagcacacaaatattttttgaaatatcaaCCATAATGATATACATTCATATTGTATAAAgtacaaaatttaataaatactattttattttaatttatttttcatttgaaTCACACGAAACAAAAACTACTAATGGTAACCGTTTTCTTCTACAACTTGTTTCCTTTACACGTATGACTGTACTTTATTTTCATCTCCATCTCGAAAGACAAAAAGTTCCTGCATGTGCAGCCCCCAATAACCACTCACAAGCAAACATGTTTTAAGTAACTCCCCTCCCCAATGCGTAGCTTCTTTGACCATATAAATTTGGGCGCCGCATCCAAgattgccatttaatttcctcTCTATACACTTGTACTTTTTACTTGGTAGCAAAGTTATATACACGAATCATAGTTAGTTTGATATATGTATATGCATATAGGGTTGAAGCTATCTGTGTCAGAGATGAACATGAGAGCAGTAGAAAACAACACAGgaagcaataataataatcatacaGATGATAACGAATGCACTGTGAGGGAGCAAGATCGGTTCATGCCAATAGCAAATGTGATTAGGATAATGCGCAAGATCCTACCACCGCACGCTAAAATCTCTGATGATGCAAAAGAAACAATACAAGAATGCGTATCAGAGTACATCAGCTTCATCACCGGAGAAGCTAACGAGAGGTGTCAGAGGGAGCAACGGAAGACCATCACGGCGGAGGACGTTCTTTGGGCAATGAGTAAGCTTGGCTTTGACGATTACATTGAGCCTCTGACGATGTACCTTCACAGGTACCGTGAGCTTGAAGGTGACCGTACCACCATGAGAGGAGAGCCACTTGGAAAGAGAACTGTTGACTATGGAACTCTTGGTGTTGCTACTGCTTCTGCTTTTGTTCCACCGTTTCACATTGgacatcaccatcatcatcctCATCCCAGTGGTTATTATGGTACACCCATGGGGAATTACATTAGAGATGCACCCAATGCTAGCTCGTCTCTTCAGCCTCCTTCACTTGCTCATGCTGAACCAAATACTCAATACAAATGATCCTATCATGCAATAATAATAGACACTGGTGGCTACTAATAATTAAGGTCTTATTATCATATAATAATCTAGCTGCTTAATTTAACTAGGACTGGtggtttaatttaattttcttgtttgtgtGTGTGAGAAATGTGAATCTGAACTTTGATAAGTGGTTTAATTTGATTTTGTAATCTGTGTGTTTGAGAGAAACGTGAATCTTAACTTTCTCATTGTTAAATGAttctattctattttattcatgCATCTTCTGTTCCCACTGTGCTATGAAGCTGAATTTGtggtttttcaaaattttttgaccTTGACAAGGAGGAATTAATAATTCCTACAGCAcacaaaaaatttcaaaattatttagttttaacttttaactcTCAAGTCAGgagaatttaataatttatgtaGAGAAGAGCTAAAATAATGATGTACAATACACATTTTTTTTccataaatttaattataattttttatattttgtaaatttCTAAAATAACCACTTACAATACACCATATTTATCTCCTAGTATGttttgttattattgttgttgtattTATGTCATGTAAGTACTTTAGTACTAAAATAAAACATGCACAGATGGATTCTTTTATATTGTTTTAAAATGTGaatctaatataataaaaaaatgttatatgaattttttaagatttttttatttttaatattaaaaataattaattaaaaaaatggtcTTTCATATCATAAAAATGCATCAAACAAGTATATCCCAAAAAAGTGTTGGAtcatttttcttaaaaaaatattatattttttatttttgttaaaatatgcTAAGTACTTTATTATTTTGGCAACATCCCACTCAAAATTGTTTTGAACTTGTCTTCTTTTACACATTCTTCTTAAACAATGTTGTTGTTATCATAGTCTTCCTCTTCAatctcttcctttttttttattggatgcttttttccttttttaataactttctcttcctttttttcattttcttctttttatagcacaaaattttaatacataacacaaaaattttaatattcaaCACAATTTTTTGAAATGATTATGTGTCTGAAATATTAATATCCAACCAACATAAAATTTGATATATAGGAGTTgaattttatacaaaatttttaatttattttgttagtttttctTACATAAAAGTAATTTATATAGGTTATATAATTACTGAATTGccttttttaaagattttataatatataaaaaaattcagtaattttattttttatatgataccAATACTTTTATAGTATATTTAATTAGAAAGTTGTtacatatctttttaattaagattagttctttcaaaaatttcaaaaatttaaaaataaattatacattatTAGTTATCTCAAAATACCGCATTTTTATAGAATGCAAAATACAactcttaaaataaaattataatcgAAATAAATTATCATGAAACAAGGTAAAAGTTTTCTTTTCAACAATATaagtttaaaaaattagtattttttacaaaaaaaatctaaaatagacaatataattattaaaaaaaaattgtaagtTATTATATTCATAGAGATAAGTACCTATatagaaattaatttaaaaaatataaaaatttgagtGTATGATACAAAATTGGTTAAGTAAA
Above is a genomic segment from Arachis stenosperma cultivar V10309 chromosome 1, arast.V10309.gnm1.PFL2, whole genome shotgun sequence containing:
- the LOC130944858 gene encoding nuclear transcription factor Y subunit B-3-like, which gives rise to METGGGFHGYRNLPTTTSGLKLSVSEMNMRAVENNTGSNNNNHTDDNECTVREQDRFMPIANVIRIMRKILPPHAKISDDAKETIQECVSEYISFITGEANERCQREQRKTITAEDVLWAMSKLGFDDYIEPLTMYLHRYRELEGDRTTMRGEPLGKRTVDYGTLGVATASAFVPPFHIGHHHHHPHPSGYYGTPMGNYIRDAPNASSSLQPPSLAHAEPNTQYK